A section of the Paenibacillus aurantius genome encodes:
- a CDS encoding CBO0543 family protein — protein sequence MSLLLQYGIIVSVWILSLLLILIIPRQKRRLAMVAFLFKQYITCIFGHAVVELQLLAYPVRELADVSRTSFTYEYMAYPMTCAVFNAYYPSHRSGWIQFGYYVLFTTVLTIVEELLVHYTDLIRYVRWNWFWSWATIFLTFLMTRAFCVIYFGTMTRVETAKQKNAASTTRS from the coding sequence ATGAGTTTGCTGCTGCAATACGGCATTATCGTTTCCGTGTGGATCCTTTCATTGTTATTGATTCTCATCATCCCGCGGCAGAAACGTCGATTGGCGATGGTTGCTTTTTTGTTCAAACAGTATATTACGTGTATTTTCGGTCATGCCGTGGTCGAACTCCAGCTTCTCGCCTATCCCGTAAGGGAGCTTGCCGACGTTAGCCGGACGAGCTTCACCTACGAATATATGGCCTATCCGATGACATGCGCGGTGTTTAACGCGTATTATCCGAGCCATCGGAGTGGCTGGATTCAATTCGGCTATTACGTTTTATTCACCACTGTACTGACGATAGTTGAGGAGCTGCTCGTACATTATACCGATCTGATTCGGTATGTTCGTTGGAACTGGTTTTGGTCGTGGGCTACGATTTTCCTCACATTCCTGATGACTCGAGCGTTCTGCGTGATCTACTTCGGAACCATGACACGAGTGGAAACGGCAAAACAAAAGAACGCAGCCAGTACGACACGTTCCTAA
- a CDS encoding spore gernimation protein GerQ, with product MNTPTLAPHESMELHEALNFKTLCLAKSKLMQGLVFDQELKALMQKDVILSTQQIAELQAFYARAPFQAPVPNSPTPITQ from the coding sequence ATGAATACGCCAACGCTAGCGCCGCACGAATCGATGGAACTGCATGAAGCGTTAAACTTCAAAACGCTCTGCCTCGCTAAGTCAAAACTTATGCAAGGCTTGGTCTTTGACCAGGAACTGAAAGCGTTAATGCAGAAGGACGTCATTCTATCCACGCAACAGATCGCCGAGCTCCAGGCCTTCTACGCAAGAGCTCCATTCCAAGCGCCTGTTCCGAATAGCCCGACACCTATCACACAGTAA
- a CDS encoding spore coat protein → MNTDYLDPINSLNMPEMADMTFAMDFLIRAKEGVRNLSIALTETASPDVRALLRHHLMQGIALHQEITELMIRKKWFHPYELNEQYQLDQLSAKNTVMIGQMNLFPDDTSRKGMFDRTPDEHMGGHNA, encoded by the coding sequence ATGAACACCGATTATTTAGACCCGATTAATTCGTTAAATATGCCGGAGATGGCAGATATGACATTTGCCATGGACTTCCTTATTCGTGCCAAGGAGGGTGTGCGAAATTTGTCCATCGCCCTGACGGAAACGGCTTCTCCCGATGTAAGAGCGCTGCTGCGCCATCATCTTATGCAGGGGATTGCCCTGCACCAAGAAATCACGGAGCTTATGATTCGCAAAAAATGGTTCCATCCTTACGAGCTTAACGAACAGTACCAACTCGACCAGCTTTCGGCGAAAAATACGGTGATGATCGGGCAGATGAATTTGTTCCCGGATGATACGTCGCGTAAAGGAATGTTTGATCGGACCCCAGATGAACATATGGGAGGACATAATGCATGA
- a CDS encoding zinc-dependent alcohol dehydrogenase has protein sequence MKAVTYQGIKNVVVKEVPDPKIEKPDDMIVRITSSAICGSDLHLIHGMIPNLQENYVIGHEPMGIVEEVGPGVTKVKKGDRVIIPFNIACGECFFCKNQLESQCDKSNEHGDMGAYFGYSGTTGGYPGGQAEYLRVPFANFTHFKIPENCEQPDEKLSLIADAMTTAFWSVDNAGVKNGDTVIVLGCGPVGLLAQKFCWLKGAKRVIAVDYVDYRLQHAKRTNNVEIVNFEQDKNIGNNLKEMTKGGADVVIDAVGMDGKMSDLEFLASGLKLQGGTMSALIIASQAVRKGGTIQVTGVYGGRYNGFPLGDIMQRNVNIRSGQAPVIHYMPYMYELVTSGKVDPGDIVTHVIPLSEAKRGYEVFDTKTDDCIKVILKP, from the coding sequence ATGAAGGCGGTAACGTATCAAGGGATTAAAAATGTCGTGGTCAAAGAGGTGCCGGATCCGAAGATTGAGAAACCGGACGATATGATCGTAAGAATCACCAGTTCCGCCATTTGCGGTTCGGACCTTCACCTTATTCACGGGATGATCCCTAACCTTCAGGAAAACTATGTTATCGGGCATGAACCGATGGGGATCGTAGAAGAAGTAGGCCCTGGAGTAACCAAGGTAAAGAAAGGCGACCGTGTGATCATCCCGTTCAACATCGCATGCGGAGAATGCTTTTTTTGCAAAAATCAGCTGGAAAGCCAATGTGACAAGTCAAATGAACACGGGGATATGGGCGCCTATTTCGGCTACTCCGGAACGACCGGCGGATACCCTGGCGGGCAAGCCGAGTATTTACGAGTTCCGTTTGCTAATTTCACCCACTTCAAGATTCCCGAAAACTGCGAACAACCGGACGAAAAGCTAAGCTTGATCGCCGATGCCATGACGACGGCATTCTGGAGTGTAGATAACGCCGGCGTAAAGAATGGAGATACGGTCATCGTGCTCGGCTGCGGTCCGGTCGGACTTCTGGCCCAGAAATTCTGCTGGCTGAAGGGAGCAAAGCGGGTCATAGCCGTTGACTATGTCGATTACCGCTTACAGCATGCGAAGCGAACGAACAATGTGGAAATCGTAAACTTCGAACAGGATAAGAATATCGGCAACAATCTCAAGGAAATGACCAAAGGCGGCGCCGATGTCGTGATTGATGCGGTAGGAATGGACGGCAAGATGAGCGATCTCGAATTTCTAGCCAGCGGTTTGAAACTGCAAGGCGGCACCATGAGCGCACTTATCATTGCGTCTCAGGCTGTCCGCAAAGGCGGGACCATCCAAGTCACGGGGGTATACGGCGGACGCTATAACGGATTCCCGCTTGGCGACATCATGCAGCGCAACGTGAATATCCGTTCCGGACAAGCTCCGGTCATTCATTATATGCCGTATATGTACGAGTTGGTTACGTCGGGGAAAGTGGACCCTGGAGACATTGTTACGCACGTCATTCCGCTCAGCGAGGCCAAGCGCGGCTATGAAGTGTTCGATACGAAAACGGACGATTGCATCAAAGTCATCTTAAAGCCCTGA
- a CDS encoding spore coat protein, with the protein MNTLLEHMTGLHTLTDDVIAMDFLMNAKSGVRNYAMAVTECATPEIKQILMKQLDEAIVSHEKITNYMMQRGLYHPYHIPEQIQLDLKNIQTAMNIPS; encoded by the coding sequence ATGAACACCCTATTAGAACACATGACAGGGCTTCATACGCTGACCGACGACGTGATCGCAATGGATTTTTTGATGAACGCCAAGAGCGGAGTCAGAAACTACGCCATGGCCGTAACCGAATGTGCCACCCCCGAAATCAAGCAAATTTTGATGAAACAGCTCGACGAAGCTATAGTTTCCCATGAAAAGATAACAAACTACATGATGCAGCGGGGGCTCTACCATCCCTACCATATTCCGGAGCAAATTCAGCTCGATCTGAAAAATATTCAGACCGCTATGAACATTCCGTCCTGA